From the genome of Triticum aestivum cultivar Chinese Spring chromosome 3B, IWGSC CS RefSeq v2.1, whole genome shotgun sequence, one region includes:
- the LOC123072075 gene encoding NAC domain-containing protein 83 — MALPAERRTEEAAVTGGCRVPAGQGGLPIGFRFRPTDEELLLHYLRRKALSCPLPADIIPVADLARLHPWDLPGEADGERYFFHLPATGCWRKGGGTGRAGGSGVWRASGKERLVVAPRCGRPIGAKRTLVFCRPGGARTGWAMHEYRLLPAGLAAYATAKSLHAAKDWVVCRVFKKATPARRDTAGRRSRGDADMTPASPSPASSCVTESRSGMEEDDDETASNSPRREH, encoded by the exons ATGGCGCTGCCGGCGGAGAGACGGACCGAGGAGGCCGCAGTCACCGGCGGGTGCCGGGTGCCGGCCGGGCAGGGCGGGCTGCCGATCGGCTTCCGGTTCCGgcccaccgacgaggagctgctgCTGCACTACCTGCGCCGCAAGGCCCTCTCCTGCCCCCTCCCCGCCGACATCATCCCCGTCGCCGACCTCGCGCGCCTCCACCCATGGGACCTGCCAG GCGAGGCCGACGGCGAGCGCTACTTCTTCCACCTGCCGGCGACGGGGTGCTGGCGGAAGGGCGGCGGCACCGGCAGGGCGGGTGGCAGCGGCGTGTGGAGGGCCTCCGGAAAGGAGCGGCTGGTCGTGGCGCCCCGCTGCGGGCGGCCCATCGGCGCCAAGCGGACGCTCGTCTTCTGCCGCCCCGGCGGCGCGCGCACCGGCTGGGCCATGCACGAGTAtcgcctcctccccgccggcctcgCCGCCTACGCCACCGCCAAGAGCCTCCACGCCGCCAAGGACTGGGTGGTCTGCCGCGTGTTCAAGAAGGCCACTCCAGCTCGCCGCGACACAGCGGGGCGGCGTAGTAGGGGCGACGCCGACATGACACCGGCATCGCCGTCCCCGGCATCCTCCTGCGTGACCGAGTCGCGCAGCGGCATGGAGGAGGACGACGATGAGACCGCCTCCAATTCGCCGCGGCGAGAGCATTAG